A stretch of Gorilla gorilla gorilla isolate KB3781 chromosome 9, NHGRI_mGorGor1-v2.1_pri, whole genome shotgun sequence DNA encodes these proteins:
- the MUC15 gene encoding mucin-15, whose amino-acid sequence MGIIQSILATSRDCYSFKKKPIPKKPTMLALAKILLISTLFYSLLSGSHGKENQDINTTQNIAEVFKTMENKPISLESEVNLNSDKENITTSNLKASHSPPLSLPNNSHGITDFSSNSSAEHSLGSLKPTSTISTSPPLIHSFVSKVPWNAPIADEDPLPISAHPNATPALSSENFTWSLVNDTVKTPDNSSITVSILSSEPTSPSVTPLIVEPSGWLTTNSDSFTGFTPYQEKTTLQPTLKFTNNSKLFPNTSDPQKENRNTGIVFGAILGAILGVSLLTLVGYLLCGKRKTDSFSHRRLYDDRNEPVLQLDNAPEPYDVSFGNSSYYNPTLNDSAMPESEENARDGIPMDDIPPLHTPV is encoded by the exons atgggcataATACAATCTATTCTTGCCACATCAAGGGATTGTT attcctttaaaaaaaaaccaataccAAAGAAGCCTACAATGTTGGCCTTAGCCAAAATTCTGTTGATTTCAACGTTGTTTTACTCACTTCTATCGGGGAGccatggaaaagaaaatcaagacatAAACACAACACAGAACATTGCAGAAGTTtttaaaacaatggaaaataaaCCTATTTCTTTGGAAAGTGAAGTAAACTTAAactcagataaagaaaatataaccaCCTCAAATCTCAAGGCGAGTCATTCCCCTCCTTTGAGTCTACCCAACAACAGCCATGGAATAACAGATTTCTCCAGTAACTCGTCAGCAGAGCATTCTTTGGGCAGTCTAAAACCCACATCTACCATTTCCACAAGCCCTCCCTTGATCCATAGCTTTGTTTCTAAAGTGCCTTGGAATGCACCTATAGCAGATGAAGATCCTTTGCCCATCTCAGCACATCCCAATGCTACACCTGCTCTGTCTTCAGAAAACTTCACATGGTCTTTGGTCAATGACACCGTGAAAACTCCTGATAACAGTTCCATTACAGTTAGCATCCTCTCTTCAGAACCAACTTCTCCATCTGTGACCCCCTTGATAGTGGAACCAAGTGGATGGCTTACCACAAACAGTGATAGCTTCACTGGGTTTACCCCTTATCAAGAAAAAACAACTCTACAGCCTACCTTAAAATTCACCAATAATTCAAAACTCTTTCCAAATACGTCAGATCCCCAGAaag AAAATAGAAATACAGGAATAGTATTCGGGGCCATTTTAGGTGCTATTCTGGGTGTCTCATTGCTTACTCTTGTGGGCTACTTGTTGTGTGGAAAAAGGAAAACGGATTCATTTTCCCATCGGCGACTTTATGACGACAGAAATGAACCAG tTCTGCAATTGGACAATGCACCGGAACCTTATGATGTGAGTTTTGGGAATTCTAGCTACTACAATCCAACTTTGAATGATTCAGCCATGCcagaaagtgaagaaaatgcACGTGATGGCATTCCTATGGATGACATACCTCCACTTCATACTCCTGTATAG